One Pirellulales bacterium genomic window, GAGCACTTCGGATTGTTGCAGCGGCACGGTGGCGTCTTTGTCGCCATGCAAGAGCAATAGCGGCGCGTCGTCGGGGGTGACAAAGTAGATCGGCGAGACGCTCTTGAGTTGCTCCTCGATGTTGGTCACCTCGCCAAACATCTCCTCGAACATTTTGGGACGCAACGTCTGAATCAACTTGTAGCCGCCGGGCTTGCTCCAGTTCACCAGATCGGTCGGCGGAAACCAGGCGACCACGGCCTGCACGCGGCTACTTTGGCGCTCGACGGGGTCTTTGGATTCGGCATTGCCGTCGTCGCCAGTGGCGGCCACCATGAGCGAGAGATGCCCGCCCGACGAACCGCTGGTGATGCCGATGCGGGCGGGATCGACATGGAAGTCGGCGGCGCGCAGGCGCACAAAGCGGACGGCGCGGCGCATGTCGTCGATCATCTCGCCAATGTGATAGCGCGGACCGCTGCCGTGGCGCGCGACAAACAGCGTGTAGCCGCCGCGCAGCAGACCTTGCGTCCAATGCTCGTGTTCGAGGCGGTGTTGCTCCTCGCCGGGGACGTCGGACTTGCCCGATCGCCAGCCGCCGCTCGACACCAGCACGATGCCTAGCCCCTTGGCGTTCTCTTTGGGGGTGACGACATCCATGGTGAGGGCCAGCCCATCCTTGTGACCGTAGACCACATCGTCGACGACGGTGCAGGGGACCGGCTCAGCGGCCCAAGTGGGGGAGGCGCAAAAACCGATGGCGAGCAACAAGAGCGATGCGAATTTTTGGGCGTGACGTGACATGATGATCCGGTGGGAAAGTGTGTGGCGGGAAGGAACCGACGCGCGATCGGGCCGGGAGAATATTAGGGTAGTTGAACCGCAGCGCCGGCGAAAGAAGCTTGCTATTGGAAGAAGGGACGCGGGGCCTGTTCTCCGTTTTCGATCCGCTGAGCGTCGCGCAGCGCTCGCTGGCAGCGCCAATGGCCATCGTGCGCACACGCTTGTTGTAGGACCTGATGCACCGATTGCCTGTCGCCCGATGAAAGACAGGCGGCCGCCTGCAACAAGAGGAACAACGCCTCCGCGCGTGAGGCAAGGGGAACGACCGCTGCACTGGCTTTGACCAACTCGCGCAGGCGGCGCGAGGCCTCGGCAACCACCCCCGCTTCGGCAAGCGCTGCGATCTCCCAGGCCCTCACGGCGGTTTGTTTGTACGCATCGTCGCATAATAACGCCGCACGCGCCGCCTCGTTGGCAATGGCGACGGTTTTCCCGGCAGTGTGGCGAGCCACGCATGCCAATGCCTGCGCACGGAACCACGGCTCCGTGATTTCGCGGGCTTTTTCCAGCGCCAGATCGGGACGCGACTTTGCCAGTCGGCACACCTGGTCGCGCTGGTTGGTCGCGGTCATCGATGGCGGTTCGGCTTCGGAGGAACGAACGTGGCGAGGAAAACTAACATTGAGAGATGGTGGCGTCAGTTGGACATGAAGCTCGGAAAGTAGTGCCAGAGCCACGAGCGGATTCGCCGCATCAGAGGCTCCCCATTGGCAACAACAGGGCTAGCCGCCAGTTCGGGCGTGGACAGCAAGCTTTCGAGCGCTTCTTCTGGGGAATGCACGATCGCGCCGCCGGGTTGAATCAAGAACCCGCCCGCGGCCTGAGCCGCTGGACTTTTGGTGTCGATCGTAACCGCGCCTTGAAGACCACAAACAATGTGCAGGGTTCTGGGTGAGCGATCGTTTCAGTCGAATAACGCCAGTGACTGCGACAGAGCTCGCCGCTTGAGTTGTGCGCGCTGACCCACCGAAACGCCCCAGAGGGCCAAAAGCGCCGCGCCGCAGATCAGCGCCAAGATCAACCGTCGAGTGGTGCGCTGGTGCGGTATTAAGCCGCCGGGTGCGATGATATAGCTCTTGCGATGCGCCATTCCGCTACCAAATTCGCTGCAAGCCATAGGCGTCCAGTTCGGCATCGGCGCTCAACAGCGGCACACCCTCGGCCAGCGCCTGCGCTATGAGCAAGCGGTCGAACGGATCGCGATGATGGTAAGGCAGCGAGGTCAGGCAGTTGAGATGGGGCATTTTGATCGGCAGACGGTCGACGACCAGTTCCTGTAGCACGCGATTGACAAACGGCTCGAAGGGTTCGCTCAAGTTCAGCGTGCCCTTCCCCAATTTGATGGCGATCTCCCACAGACTGACCACGCTGACGGAAACCTGCGCCGCGGGATCGTCGAAGATCGCTCGAGCATGTTCACTGAGTTTGGGGCTGTTCAGTCCTGCCCACAGAAACGTGTGCGTGTCGAGCAACACCCGCATTACATGTACTCGGCGAAGTCTTCGAGGTGGCTGTCATCGTCACGGACGACGGTCAAGCTGCCTTGCATGCAGCCCAACTGGCGCCTGGCTGGTTGCGATGGAGCCTCGACCGGCGGCACGAGCCGCGCGACTGGCCTGTCACCCTGAGTAATCACGATCGTCTCACCGGGAGCCAGGTGATCGACGAGTTCTTCCAGCTTGGCCTTGGCTTCGGCCAGGGTGACGGTTGTCATGGGCGAAACTCGGTGAGTGGTGGAGACGGTAACCCGGGGGACGGTCGGCTGGCCGAGGGCGCGATCCAGCGGCAACCGACTGCTAAAGACAGTATACCGTGGCCCGTGGTGCGCGGTTCTCTCGAAACCTGCGGAGCAAGCAGCGCCTCGTTTTGATGGTCGGACTTGCGCGCGGCGTGGGAGCTCGACCAACGCCGAATTCATGGTGGCCCTGGGCGCTCTCAACGACAGCGAACTCTGGAACCAACGCTGGACAACCTTAAACCACCAAAACAATTAACGACGCCAGGAAAACTGGCCAGTCGCCCGTGAACGCTACGATTTGCGGCAGCCGCCCACCGCAAGTAAAATTGGATGCTCCATGAAGCCACGACGCGCCATCACGTTGCTAGTGCTCGGAGCGGTGACGCTCTGCCCGTTCAATTGTGTGCGCCACAAGGCTTACCGCGCTGGTTACTTCTTGCGCATGGCGCAGGCGTCTCATACCAGCAGTGACCGCATCACCCCGCCGGCCCCTCCCCGGTGTCAAAACGAAACGGGCTGCATTTGCCAAGGGGTGATTTTTGTCGCCGCGCCGCAAGTCGACGATCTAGCGTTCAGCTATTGGCTGGCATTGGACTTTCAATTGTCTGAGCCGCCGCTCAACCACGGCTTCGACAGTGAACCGGTTTGGTTGCGCCATCGTCGGGACGAAGCGCCAGCACCCTCTGGTAGGGCACTGCGCGCGCTCATCGCCTCTTTTCAGATTTGACCTTCCCTTCGAGTCGAGTTTAGGTCTCGCGGCACTGCACGCTGGCAGCGCTGTTTTTCGAATCTGACTAACGAAGGGTACCTGTGTGTTGAATCTCGCCGCCTGTTATGCGCGCCTGCGCGCACTGGTTCCTCGCTCCCGCATGGCCCTTGTCGCCGGCGCCGGCGGGACGATCTTCATCGCCGTTTCGCTGATAGCCGCCAATCCATTTGGCCATTCGACAGCGACCAAGGTCGGCGCGGTTGAGGAACAGCAAGAACTTGCTCAGTTGGAATCGGTCGTTCGCTTGACGCCGGCGCAGACGGCGAAAGCCCGGCTGCAAACCACGAGCGCCGAAGTTCGGGCGCTGCAAGATGAACGTCGAGTTCCGGGACGCATTGGCTACAACGAGTCGCGGCGGCTGGAAGTAAGGATGCCGGTGGACGGCCTGGTTTCGCAAGTGCTGGTCACACCGGGCGACGCAGTAAAAAAAGGAGATCGCCTGGCGATACTGTCGAGCGTTGCCGTTGGACTGGCGCGCGACGAAATCGTGAAGGCAGAAGCCGATTGCGCGATCGCTCGGCGCGAACGCGATTGGGCGGCTGAAATCGCCACCAATTTGGAAGCGCTGCAGGCGACGCTGAAAAACCATCCGCAGGTCGAGGAGATCGAGCGCGAATACCAGGACCGGCCGCTAGGAAACCACCGCGACAAGATTGTCTCGGCGTATTCCCGGTACTTGTTTGCCGAGGGGACTTACCGATCTAGCGAGTCGCTGACCGGCGCGCTGCCGAGAAACACGATTCGCGAACGAAAAAGCGACAAAGAAGTCGCCCGGGCGAACTTCTTGGGGATTTGCGAACAATCGCGCTTCGAAGCGGCGCAGCGCCGCGATCTGGCCCAAGCCAACCTCGAACACGCGGAACGCCTGGTTGCGGTCAATCGGCAGAAACTTCGCCTGCACCTGGGGCCATTCGCCGAGTTGTCGACCACACCACTGGACGCGAGTTTGTGTGAAGTGGTGCTGCAGTCGAGCATCGATGGCTTTGTCGAGCAACGCTTTGTCACCGACGGCGTTCAATTCAACGCGTCGCAGAATTTGTTTGTCCTCGCCAACGTGGACACGGTATGGGTTTCCGCGCAGATCTACGCGCGCGAATGGGCGGATTTCGACCTGCGCAGCGTCACCAACGTCACGGTGGACTGTCCGGCGGTGCCCGACCAGCGCTTGCCAGCGACGCCGCTATTCGTCTCGGTGGGCACGTCGCCGCAAAGTCATGCGGTGCCTGTGGTGGCCGAACTGGACAACGCCGCGGGACGGTTCAAACCGGGCATGTTTGCTTGGGTGACGATTCCCTTTGGCGCGCCGCGGCGCGCGCTGGTCGTGCCAGAGGGGGCGGTCATGCGTCATGAGTCGCAAGCCTTTGTGTTCGTGGCGGCCGGCGAAGGCGCCTACCGCAAAACAGATGTCTCGCTTGGCATGGCGACGGAACATTGGATCGAAGTCCTCAGCGGAGTGCAGGAAGGCGATCCGGTCGTGTCGGAAGGGGCCTTCTATCTCAAAAGCGAATGGCTCCTCCGCGGCCAGGACGACTGAACTTGGTCCTTCCTCATTCAGTAGCAAGGCAACTCATGCTCTCCCGATTGATTGAACTGTCGCTCAAAAGCCCCTTGCTGGTGCTCGCCATGGTGGGATTGATGGCGATGGGCGGTCTGTATAGCGCCATTACGCTACCGATCGACGCCGTGCCGGACATGACCAATGTTCAGGTGCAAGTGGTGACCAAAGCGGGCGCGCTCTCGCCGCTGGAAGTCGAACAGTATGTGACCTACGCCGTTGAATCCACGATGAATGGGCTGCCCAATGTGGAGCAGATTCGCAGCGTCTCCAAGTTCGGGTTATCGCTGGTGACCATCGTTTTCAACGAGGGGACCGACATCTTTCGCGCGCGACAGCTTGTCAGCGAGCGGCTTGGCGACGCCCGCGAGCGAGTCATCCAAGGATATGGCACACCGACGATCGGCGTACTAACGACCGCGCTTGGCGAGGTGCTGCAATTTGAGGTTCGCGGTGACGGCTACACGCCGATGGAACTGAGGACACTGCTGGAGTGGGAGATCGCTCCCAGAATGCGGCAAGTTCCGGGCGTGACCGAGATCAATGTGCATGGCGGTTTTTACAAAACCTATGAAGTGGCCATTGATCCGGACAAAATCGCCGCCCACGAAATCACGCTGCCGGAAGTATTCAATGCGCTAGCCCAGAACAACGCCAGCGCGGGGGGCGGCTATATCGTGCATCACGGCGAGCAGCGTTACATCCGCGGGCAGTCGTTGCTCAAGACCGTCGCGGACATCGAAGCGGTCATTGTGCGTCAGAGTTTGGACGGCACGCCACTGGTGATCGGCGATCTAGGCAAGGTGAACATCGCTCCGATGGTTCGCCAAGGAGCGGTCACGCGTGACGGCCGCGGCGAAGCCGTGACGGGAATGGTCATGATGTTGATCGGCGAGAACTCGCGGATCGTAGTGGAACGGGCCAAGGAAAAACTTCACGAGATCGAAAGCTCGCTCCCCGCTGGCGTCACTTTAGAAGTGACGTATGACCGAGCCCACCTGATCGAGCGCACGCTGGACACGGTATTGCACAACCTGATCGAAGGGGGCGCGTTGGTCGTGATGGTGTTGCTGCTGCTGCTTGGCAGCATCCGCGCCGGGATCATCGTAGCCCTGGCGATTCCGTTGTCGATGCTCTTTGCGACCAATGTCATGGCCGCAACGGGCATTACGGCCAGTTTGATGAGCCTGGGGGCCATTGATTTTGGCTTGATTGTCGATAGCTCGGTCATCATGGTCGAGAACTGCATACGACATCTCTCGCATGGAAATACGGGCAAGTCGCACTCCGATGTCATACGCGACGCCGCCATTGAAGTGCGTAAGCCGACCATGTTTGGCGAATTGATCATCGCCGTCGTCTATTTGCCGATCCTGGCCTTGCAGGGCACGGAAGGCAAACTGTTTCGTCCCATGGCATTGACCGTTCTTTTCGCGCTCGCTGGCTCGTTGGTGTTGTCCTTGACGCTGATGCCCGTTTTGGCCTCGCTATGTCTCCCGCGCCAGATGAATGAACGCGAGGTATGGCTGATTCGCGCCTTCAAGCGCGTTTATCAACCCATACTGCATCGGGCGATTCGCTCGCCGGTTGTGACGGTCTGCTTGGCGTTGGCGTTATTTTTGACCAGCATCCCGATAGCGCGTTATTTGGGGGCCGAGTTCATGCCTCGGCTGGACGAGGGAGATCTGTTGATCGAGGTGGTGCGTCTGCCGAGCGCGAGCCTGGAAGACGCGATCACGATGTCCACATCGATCGAGCAATTGCTGCGCGAATTTCCCGAAGTGCGAACCGTGTTTTCGAAGACCGGACGTCCGGAAGTCGCCAATGACGTGATGGGAGTGCATCAAACCGACGTGTGGGTGCTGCTCAAGGAAACCGCCGAATGGCCGGTCGCGAAGTCTCGTGACGAGTTGATCGAAGCAATGTCAAAGGAGTTGGCGGAGCGAATTCCCGGCATCAAGTTTGGCTTCAGTCAGCCCATCGAAATGCGAGTCGATGAGCTCGTGGCCGGCGTCAAGGCCGATGTGGCGGTGCTGCTTTATGGGGACGACATGGAGATCCTTGCCGAGAAAGGCAAGCAAATCGAAAGCGTGCTCCGCGGCATTCCCGGCGCGGCCGATGTCAAAGCCGATTATCAGGCAAACGTGCCGACCTTGCGTGTTCAAGTCAAGCCCGATCGACTTGCCGCCTATGGCATCGATGCCGCGGCCGTGATGAATGCCGTCTCCACGGTCGGCGGCTATGAAGTGGGCCAGGTATTGGAAGGGCGCGCCCGGTTTCCGATCATTGTCCGGTATCCGCCGTTGTGGCGCGAAAGCGAGTATTTGCTGAAGCAACTTCCCATCAATACCGCCGCTGGCAGCCAAGTTCCCTTAAGCGAGCTAGCCGACGTTATTTTGGACGAGAGCCCTCCTGGCATCGACCACGAGGCCATGCGGCGCCGCACGTACGTGTCGGTCAATGTGCGCAATCGCGACGTGGCGAGCTTCGTCTACGAGGCCCAACGGGCGATTCAAGACCATGTACCCCTGCCGACTGGCTATTCCATTCAATGGGGAGGAGATTTTGAGAATCTGCAGTCGGCAAGTCTGCGGCTGGCGATCATTACGCCGATCGTGCTGCTGCTGATCTTTTTGTTGCTCTATGGCACATTCGGATCGATGCGACTGGCGCTACTCATTTATTTGGCGGTCCCCATTGCCGCTTCGGGCGGAATCATCGCGCTCGCGCTGCGGGGGATGCCATTTAGCATTTCAGCCGGCGTGGGCTTTATTGCGCTGTTTGGAGTGGCGGTGCTGAACGGATTGGTTTGGGTGAGCGGCGCGGAGGGCATGCGAACCACCGGAACCGACTTGCGTACCGCGGCGCGCGAGACCGCCTTGTTGCGATTGCGGCCTGTGTTGATGACGGCATCGGTGGCAAGCCTAGGCTTTCTGCCGATGGCCATATCCACAACGGCCGGCGCCGAGATTCAGCGGCCGCTGGCATCTGTCGTCATTGGCGGGCTCATCACGTCGACGATGCTCACCGCTTTGGTGCTGCCCGCGATATACCCTTGGTTCGCGCCAAGAACACAACATTGAAAATGGCGCATCCGGTTTGTTGGACGATGCTTGTGGCTCTGCGGCGATTGGCGCCTGACGCGGGCGCCATCCCGTCACATGGCCGCGACGATTCGCCGAAGCCGATGACCGAAATCTGCCCTGTCGCCGCAGGCCTGGCGGCGACGCCCTAACTCAAGTTGAGAACCATGAGCGACAATCCGCATCAGGTGGAAACGGCGCAAGACCGACCCCAGCGCCGGCAGCGCGGCTGGACTTATTGGTTGAGCACCGCGCGCGACCATTTGTTTTTCGCGGCGGCGCTCAAGCGCGTGTCGCCCGCCGAATACCAGAGGAGCGAGTGCGCGTCGAGCAGCAGCTTCATTGGAGCGCCTCATCGAAGCTGGCGAGGTGCTCCTCGTCGTCGGCAACGATCGTCACCAGGTCGCGACAACCGCCGAACACCGGCTGCGGCTTTGCGGCTTTGGCCCCCGATAATTGCGCCACTGGCTTGTCGTCTTTGACGATCACGATTGTCTCGCCGGGGGCCAGGTGATCGACGAGTTCTTCGAGCTTGGCCATGGCTTCGGCCAGGGTGACGGTTGTCATGGTAGAAACTCGGTGAGGGGTGGCGCGTGGAGGCAGCAACTCGGGGGACGGTCGGCTGCGGAGCACGATTCGGCGGCAAGCGGCTATCAAAGACAGTATACCGTGCCCCATGGTGCGGGGTTGCTTGAAACTAGGCGAGCTGCGCCGCAAGCGGCGCCTCGTTGGGATGGTCGGTCTTGCGCGGGCATGCGGG contains:
- a CDS encoding type II toxin-antitoxin system prevent-host-death family antitoxin — its product is MTTVTLAEAKAKLEELVDHLAPGETIVITQGDRPVARLVPPVEAPSQPARRQLGCMQGSLTVVRDDDSHLEDFAEYM
- a CDS encoding alpha/beta hydrolase: MSRHAQKFASLLLLAIGFCASPTWAAEPVPCTVVDDVVYGHKDGLALTMDVVTPKENAKGLGIVLVSSGGWRSGKSDVPGEEQHRLEHEHWTQGLLRGGYTLFVARHGSGPRYHIGEMIDDMRRAVRFVRLRAADFHVDPARIGITSGSSGGHLSLMVAATGDDGNAESKDPVERQSSRVQAVVAWFPPTDLVNWSKPGGYKLIQTLRPKMFEEMFGEVTNIEEQLKSVSPIYFVTPDDAPLLLLHGDKDATVPLQQSEVLKAKYDEVGLPVKLIVEPGGTHRGWDGILDEYPAVWEWFDKYLQPSVAAAPAAAE
- a CDS encoding type II toxin-antitoxin system VapC family toxin, giving the protein MRVLLDTHTFLWAGLNSPKLSEHARAIFDDPAAQVSVSVVSLWEIAIKLGKGTLNLSEPFEPFVNRVLQELVVDRLPIKMPHLNCLTSLPYHHRDPFDRLLIAQALAEGVPLLSADAELDAYGLQRIW
- a CDS encoding efflux RND transporter periplasmic adaptor subunit, which gives rise to MALVAGAGGTIFIAVSLIAANPFGHSTATKVGAVEEQQELAQLESVVRLTPAQTAKARLQTTSAEVRALQDERRVPGRIGYNESRRLEVRMPVDGLVSQVLVTPGDAVKKGDRLAILSSVAVGLARDEIVKAEADCAIARRERDWAAEIATNLEALQATLKNHPQVEEIEREYQDRPLGNHRDKIVSAYSRYLFAEGTYRSSESLTGALPRNTIRERKSDKEVARANFLGICEQSRFEAAQRRDLAQANLEHAERLVAVNRQKLRLHLGPFAELSTTPLDASLCEVVLQSSIDGFVEQRFVTDGVQFNASQNLFVLANVDTVWVSAQIYAREWADFDLRSVTNVTVDCPAVPDQRLPATPLFVSVGTSPQSHAVPVVAELDNAAGRFKPGMFAWVTIPFGAPRRALVVPEGAVMRHESQAFVFVAAGEGAYRKTDVSLGMATEHWIEVLSGVQEGDPVVSEGAFYLKSEWLLRGQDD
- a CDS encoding CusA/CzcA family heavy metal efflux RND transporter; this encodes MLSRLIELSLKSPLLVLAMVGLMAMGGLYSAITLPIDAVPDMTNVQVQVVTKAGALSPLEVEQYVTYAVESTMNGLPNVEQIRSVSKFGLSLVTIVFNEGTDIFRARQLVSERLGDARERVIQGYGTPTIGVLTTALGEVLQFEVRGDGYTPMELRTLLEWEIAPRMRQVPGVTEINVHGGFYKTYEVAIDPDKIAAHEITLPEVFNALAQNNASAGGGYIVHHGEQRYIRGQSLLKTVADIEAVIVRQSLDGTPLVIGDLGKVNIAPMVRQGAVTRDGRGEAVTGMVMMLIGENSRIVVERAKEKLHEIESSLPAGVTLEVTYDRAHLIERTLDTVLHNLIEGGALVVMVLLLLLGSIRAGIIVALAIPLSMLFATNVMAATGITASLMSLGAIDFGLIVDSSVIMVENCIRHLSHGNTGKSHSDVIRDAAIEVRKPTMFGELIIAVVYLPILALQGTEGKLFRPMALTVLFALAGSLVLSLTLMPVLASLCLPRQMNEREVWLIRAFKRVYQPILHRAIRSPVVTVCLALALFLTSIPIARYLGAEFMPRLDEGDLLIEVVRLPSASLEDAITMSTSIEQLLREFPEVRTVFSKTGRPEVANDVMGVHQTDVWVLLKETAEWPVAKSRDELIEAMSKELAERIPGIKFGFSQPIEMRVDELVAGVKADVAVLLYGDDMEILAEKGKQIESVLRGIPGAADVKADYQANVPTLRVQVKPDRLAAYGIDAAAVMNAVSTVGGYEVGQVLEGRARFPIIVRYPPLWRESEYLLKQLPINTAAGSQVPLSELADVILDESPPGIDHEAMRRRTYVSVNVRNRDVASFVYEAQRAIQDHVPLPTGYSIQWGGDFENLQSASLRLAIITPIVLLLIFLLLYGTFGSMRLALLIYLAVPIAASGGIIALALRGMPFSISAGVGFIALFGVAVLNGLVWVSGAEGMRTTGTDLRTAARETALLRLRPVLMTASVASLGFLPMAISTTAGAEIQRPLASVVIGGLITSTMLTALVLPAIYPWFAPRTQH